The Malus sylvestris chromosome 12, drMalSylv7.2, whole genome shotgun sequence genome contains a region encoding:
- the LOC126592699 gene encoding uncharacterized protein LOC126592699 isoform X2: METCRASKSSEKVPRVSLEFRVDRLSSLPDEITHRILSLLPFGDLSRFGSLSKRCRELHLSTPSFRLDLSKVDISTCDKWSRFANSVDRFLDHRGESRILHFGIRFDVREHIFGNETPCICEGVGRRFISWIENALRCKVEILDLDISRIHLANGVGDITIESSSLKSFSISSNSWTVRRLKIIGHKLEDVRIDWRSEWCTTVSIFASDVKNLEWDGITVNHQLGTLERAELSLADIIRRDLSPDVKAVDFLTSVHRVKALTLNHNTIKALFKKGIPPLENVFYFSMKIGNFSIELVLALVPILRAMPNLTILDVKSSPPRCILNECSGLTMEYWRSSNLPFLSQLKEVTVDLNRHFYGTNQIEFIRFILEDAQSLRKMVIIHPLGLGKGHLKRLNESEKTSNARIVYRRFK, translated from the exons ATGGAGACTTGTAGGGCAAGTAAGAGTAGTGAAAAAGTTCCGAGAGTTAGCTTAGAGTTTAGGGTGGATAGGCTGAGTAGTCTTCCAGACGAAATTACTCATAGAATCCTCTCGTTGCTTCCATTTGGAGACCTCTCTCGCTTTGGGAGTTTATCCAAACGCTGCAGGGAGCTCCATTTGTCAACTCCCAGTTTCAGATTAGATTTGTCTAAAGTTGATATATCAACCTGTGATAAGTGGTCTAGGTTCGCAAATTCTGTGGATAGGTTCTTAGACCATCGTGGGGAGAGCAGAATCCTTCACTTTGGTATTAGATTCGACGTCCGTGAACATATTTTTGGAAATGAAACCCCATGCATTTGTGAGGGGGTAGGACGTCGGTTTATTTCGTGGATCGAAAATGCTTTAAGGTGCAAGGTTGAAATACTTGACCTTGATATCAGTAGGATCCATCTAGCGAATGGGGTAGGTGATATCACCATTGAAAGCTCATCACTAAAATCATTTAGTATTTCGAGCAACAGTTGGACAGTTCGTCGACTTAAAATCATCGGTCATAAGCTTGAAGATGTACGCATAGATTGGCGTTCGGAGTGGTGTACAACAGTAAGCATATTTGCTTCAGATGTCAAGAATTTGGAGTGGGATGGGATTACTGTCAACCACCAGCTCGGGACCTTAGAAAGGGCTGAGCTTTCTTTGGCCGATATAATACGTAGAGATCTATCACCTGATGTGAAGGCAGTTGACTTCCTTACCAGCGTGCACCGGGTTAAAGCTTTAACTCTAAATCACAATACCATCAAG GCTTTGTTCAAGAAAGGAATACCGCCCTTAGAGAACGTTTTTTATTTCTCTATGAAAATTGGAAACTTTAGTATTGAATTGGTGTTGGCATTGGTCCCTATTCTTAGGGCAATGCCTAATTTAACTATCTTGGACGTGAAGTCTTCGCCGCCCCGTTGCATTCTAAATGAA TGTTCAGGTCTTACTATGGAATACTGGAGGTCAAGCAACCTTCCTTTCCTCTCTCAGCTTAAGGAGGTAACCGTAGACCTTAATCGACACTTCTACGGGACCAACCAAATCGAGTTCATAAGGTTTATCCTTGAGGATGCTCAAAGCCTGAGGAAAATGGTGATTATTCATCCATTAGGCCTTGGAAAGGGGCATCTGAAGAGGTTGAATGAAAGTGAGAAGACTTCCAATGCTCGCATAGTCTATCGCAGGTTCAAGTAA